DNA from Geobacillus vulcani PSS1:
ACCCGGACATCGGGGTGGTTGCCGGAGTCGATGCGCCGGCAGTTGCGGCACTCTAGACACGGGGAAACTCCGATTGGGGATAGACAAAACAAACGTTTCGCCAACAACAAACTGGCCGCTTTTTTACCCGTCCCCCGTTGCCCCTCAAACAAGTACGCATGAGAAATTCGCCCTTTTTCCAAGGCGCTTTGCAACATTTTCGCCACCACCGGCTGACGTTTCGCTAGCTGTTCCCATCGCATCGCCATCACTCTTCCTTATTTCTTATTTCTATTCTATCATGTCCGCTAGGAATCATCACGGTTGGATTCATGGAAATGGCGCTGTCATCTTCCTTTCAAGCGGGAAAGCACCACTGCTGTTGTTTCGGAGAATACATCATCAAGCGGGCGGTTCGCGTCGATGACGACAATGCGGTCGCCAAACCGTCTGGCGAGTTCCCGATACCCTTCTCGCACCTTCTCATGAAAAGACAACGTTTCAAGGTCAAGCCGATTTACTTCCCGGCCGCGGTTTCGCCGGATTCGTTCAAGCCCAATTTGCGGATCGAGATCAAAATAAATCGTCAGCGACGGCATATATCCATCAATAGCGAACTCATTAATTTTCCATACTTCCTCAATGCCAAGCCCGCGGGCAAATCCTTGATAGGCGAGGGAGCTGTCAACAAACCGGTCGCAAAGGACGACGCACCCAGCCTCAAGCGCCGGTACGATTTTCTCAAGCAAATGCTGCCGGCGCGCGGCCGCATACAAAAGAGCCTCCGTCCGCCCGTCCATCTCTGTATAATCGCGGTTTAAAATGATTGAACGAATTGCCTCGGCAATGCGCACTCCGCCCGGTTCCCTC
Protein-coding regions in this window:
- the tmk gene encoding dTMP kinase; amino-acid sequence: MNGCFFSFEGPEGAGKTTMISKLESLLRERGIDVVATREPGGVRIAEAIRSIILNRDYTEMDGRTEALLYAAARRQHLLEKIVPALEAGCVVLCDRFVDSSLAYQGFARGLGIEEVWKINEFAIDGYMPSLTIYFDLDPQIGLERIRRNRGREVNRLDLETLSFHEKVREGYRELARRFGDRIVVIDANRPLDDVFSETTAVVLSRLKGR